In the genome of Leptolyngbya subtilissima AS-A7, one region contains:
- a CDS encoding ATPase domain-containing protein, with amino-acid sequence MSKYERLSSGIEGLDEVLEGGFPAGQAYLARGGPGCGKTTLGWHFLTTNLDDGTPRLFISLGESMEQLRRNGAASGFPVDAVHVLDLSPNADSFVQNQGYDIFAAAQVEQGPLTERIVEQVSALKPQRVFIDSMTQLRYLATDAYQFRQQVVGFLRFLLHQGATVLFTSEGSQEAPDEDLQFISDGILTLQMQEEGRHVQVSKLRGGTFRKGLHSMRICDRGLVVFPQLVPNEDPVATAAPRLCPAGIPEIDELLSGGIETGTVTIISGPSGVGKTTLGLQFIKEAAGRGDRSVVYLFEEAVDTLLNRCEGINIPVRAMANRGTLAIFKVDPLLYSPDEFAHQVRLEVEKAGTQLIMIDSVLGYKLSFKEDDLIRNIHSLCQYLKGRGVTTILTNEIESITGDFKATELGVSYLADNIIFLRYLEMRGQMRRAIGVLKKRLSDFEKTLREFEISRYGIKVGRPLTQLRGILSGVPEFIKSNENEP; translated from the coding sequence ATGTCAAAATATGAACGACTTTCCTCAGGAATTGAAGGGCTAGATGAAGTTTTAGAGGGGGGATTTCCGGCGGGGCAGGCCTATCTGGCCAGAGGCGGGCCGGGCTGTGGCAAAACTACCCTGGGGTGGCATTTTCTCACCACCAACCTAGACGATGGTACCCCACGCCTCTTCATCAGCCTTGGGGAATCGATGGAACAACTGCGGCGCAACGGCGCAGCCTCGGGCTTTCCAGTAGATGCGGTGCATGTTTTAGATTTGAGCCCCAACGCTGACTCTTTTGTGCAGAACCAGGGTTACGACATTTTTGCGGCCGCCCAGGTCGAGCAGGGCCCGCTGACGGAGCGGATTGTCGAGCAGGTCAGTGCGCTCAAGCCCCAGCGGGTATTTATCGACTCGATGACTCAGCTGCGCTACCTGGCGACCGATGCTTATCAATTTCGCCAACAGGTGGTGGGATTTTTGCGCTTTTTGCTTCACCAGGGGGCCACGGTGCTGTTTACCTCTGAGGGCAGTCAGGAGGCCCCCGATGAGGATTTGCAGTTCATTAGTGACGGCATTCTCACTTTGCAAATGCAGGAGGAGGGCCGCCATGTGCAGGTGTCTAAACTGCGGGGCGGCACGTTTCGCAAGGGGCTGCACTCGATGCGGATCTGCGATCGCGGCCTGGTGGTCTTTCCCCAGCTGGTGCCCAATGAAGATCCGGTGGCCACGGCTGCACCGCGCCTCTGCCCGGCCGGCATTCCTGAAATTGATGAGCTGCTCAGCGGCGGCATTGAAACCGGCACGGTAACGATTATCTCTGGCCCCAGCGGCGTGGGCAAAACCACCCTGGGGCTGCAATTTATTAAAGAGGCGGCGGGACGGGGCGATCGCTCGGTCGTCTACCTGTTTGAGGAGGCGGTTGATACTCTGCTCAACCGCTGTGAAGGCATCAATATTCCGGTGCGGGCGATGGCCAATCGGGGCACCTTGGCGATCTTTAAGGTTGACCCGCTGCTGTATTCTCCCGATGAGTTTGCCCACCAGGTGCGCCTCGAAGTTGAAAAGGCGGGCACCCAGCTGATCATGATCGACAGCGTGCTGGGCTATAAGCTGTCGTTCAAAGAAGATGACCTGATTCGCAATATTCACAGCCTTTGCCAGTATCTCAAAGGGCGCGGGGTGACCACTATCCTCACCAACGAAATTGAGTCAATTACCGGTGACTTTAAAGCGACGGAGCTGGGGGTGTCCTACCTGGCCGACAACATTATTTTTCTGCGCTATTTAGAAATGCGCGGCCAAATGCGGCGGGCGATCGGTGTTTTGAAGAAGCGCCTCAGCGATTTTGAGAAGACTTTACGGGAGTTTGAAATTTCTCGCTACGGCATCAAGGTAGGTCGTCCGCTGACCCAGCTGCGGGGCATCTTGAGCGGAGTTCCTGAATTCATTAAGTCCAACGAAAATGAGCCCTGA
- a CDS encoding diguanylate cyclase domain-containing protein produces MSPDVPPPCAEPLPDPDHQWQHRVLLGVDHPQNRQLLSAFLSRFYSLQEVPATALRWGQAYDLCIFDSAFLGRYGEHIAQQREEASPVFLPFLLLLKRQHLPLMTPSQRQQVDDVITMPVDQTELLLRVESLLRARQQALKLSTLLTQERLLEQQLAADNQILQQLAVQDSLTGIPNRRAFDDKLAYEWKLGRREQTPLAVVLCDVDYFKPYNDTYGHISGDQCLRAIAAVLDTVIRRPADLAARYGGEEFALILPKTDLEGAQHLLSRLRSTLRARAIAHPKSPVGPYVSLSFGVAATVPDQQWQPEDVLRAADAALYQAKAEGRDRIVVAATPTATSPLRPT; encoded by the coding sequence ATGAGCCCTGATGTTCCACCACCCTGCGCTGAGCCACTCCCAGATCCCGATCATCAATGGCAGCATCGCGTGCTGCTGGGGGTAGACCATCCGCAAAATCGCCAGCTGCTGTCAGCGTTCTTGAGTCGGTTTTATAGCCTGCAAGAGGTGCCGGCGACGGCGCTCAGGTGGGGCCAAGCCTATGACCTGTGCATTTTTGATAGCGCGTTTTTGGGGCGCTATGGCGAGCACATTGCCCAGCAGCGGGAGGAGGCCAGCCCGGTGTTTTTGCCCTTTTTGCTGCTGCTCAAGCGCCAGCACCTGCCCTTGATGACACCGTCTCAGCGCCAGCAGGTGGACGATGTGATTACGATGCCGGTTGACCAGACTGAGCTGCTGCTGCGGGTGGAGTCGCTGCTGCGCGCCCGGCAGCAGGCGCTGAAGCTCAGTACCCTGTTGACCCAAGAGCGGTTGCTGGAGCAGCAGCTGGCGGCCGACAATCAGATTCTTCAGCAGCTGGCCGTTCAGGATAGCCTGACCGGCATTCCCAATCGGCGCGCCTTTGACGACAAGCTAGCCTACGAGTGGAAGCTCGGCCGCCGCGAGCAAACCCCGCTGGCGGTGGTGCTTTGCGATGTCGATTACTTTAAGCCCTACAACGACACCTACGGCCATATCTCGGGAGATCAGTGTCTGCGGGCGATCGCAGCTGTGCTCGACACCGTAATTCGCCGGCCAGCTGATTTGGCTGCCCGCTACGGCGGCGAAGAGTTTGCCCTAATTTTGCCGAAGACCGATTTAGAGGGAGCGCAGCACCTTTTGAGCCGCCTGCGCAGCACCCTGCGAGCCCGCGCCATTGCCCACCCCAAATCGCCGGTTGGCCCCTACGTCAGTCTGAGTTTTGGCGTGGCGGCAACAGTGCCCGATCAGCAGTGGCAGCCTGAAGATGTGTTGCGGGCCGCCGATGCAGCCCTCTACCAGGCCAAAGCCGAAGGCCGCGATCGCATCGTTGTGGCCGCTACCCCCACCGCGACGTCTCCGCTACGGCCGACCTAG
- the uraH gene encoding hydroxyisourate hydrolase produces the protein MGRLSTHVLDTALGKPAASLRLTVWAINNEADIKTALKTVETNSDGRTDEPLLEGDELHKGTYEITFDVAAYFAKTSAALSEPPFLDQIPVRFTIADPTSNFHVPLLVSPWSYSTYRGS, from the coding sequence ATGGGCAGACTCTCCACCCACGTTCTTGACACAGCCCTGGGTAAGCCCGCCGCCTCTCTGCGGCTCACAGTCTGGGCCATTAACAATGAAGCCGACATCAAAACGGCACTAAAAACCGTGGAAACTAACAGCGATGGCCGCACCGATGAGCCGCTGCTAGAGGGTGACGAACTGCACAAAGGCACCTACGAGATCACCTTTGACGTGGCGGCCTATTTTGCCAAAACGAGTGCGGCGCTTTCGGAACCCCCGTTTTTAGACCAGATCCCGGTGCGGTTTACGATCGCTGACCCCACCAGCAACTTCCACGTGCCGCTGCTGGTGTCGCCCTGGTCCTACAGCACCTATCGGGGCAGCTAG
- a CDS encoding Rieske 2Fe-2S domain-containing protein produces the protein MAHSSNPQSSQPLLHSRRHLLRYLAGGGLGAIALVFARPQPAAGQDLEELCSMFPQNSQCLDYLPGVQALDAAGNAIAVDSFLPTTTPGIPQPVQGLPNVTYLVIQEGPAIAPYGLRPICPHRGCAVIWQADQNRFACPCHGSKFDAEGRVLRGPARKPLPLVTVVERQNQIRLVERAPSVDPR, from the coding sequence ATGGCTCATTCCTCAAATCCCCAGTCTAGTCAGCCCTTGCTCCACAGCCGGAGGCATCTGCTGCGGTATTTAGCTGGCGGCGGCTTGGGGGCGATCGCCCTGGTTTTCGCCCGGCCCCAACCAGCGGCCGGCCAAGATTTAGAAGAACTTTGCTCGATGTTTCCGCAGAATTCTCAATGCCTCGACTATTTGCCGGGGGTGCAGGCGCTTGATGCAGCGGGGAATGCGATCGCCGTCGATTCCTTTTTGCCCACCACTACGCCGGGAATTCCCCAACCGGTGCAGGGATTGCCCAATGTCACCTATTTGGTGATTCAGGAGGGGCCGGCGATCGCTCCCTACGGCCTGCGCCCCATCTGCCCCCACCGAGGCTGCGCCGTCATCTGGCAGGCCGACCAAAACCGCTTTGCCTGCCCCTGCCACGGCTCTAAGTTTGATGCTGAGGGACGGGTGCTGCGGGGGCCAGCTCGTAAACCGCTGCCCCTAGTCACAGTGGTCGAACGACAAAACCAAATTCGCCTGGTCGAGCGAGCACCCTCAGTCGATCCGCGCTAG
- the metH gene encoding methionine synthase: MSSAFLDRLHSSDRPVMVFDGAMGTNLQVQNLTADDFGGPEYEGCNEYLVFTNPKAVETVHRGFLEAGADVIETDTFGGTAIVLAEYDLADRAYELNKTAATLARKVADEYSTPDKPRFVAGSMGPGTKLPTLGHIDFDTLKDSYVDQAKGLIDGGVDLMLVETCQDVLQIKAALNGIEEAFTTTGKRLPLMVSVTMEQQGTMLVGTEMAAALTILEPYPIDILGLNCATGPDLMKDHVRHLAEQSPFVISCIPNAGLPENVGGNAVYRLTPMELRMSLMHFIEDLGVQVIGGCCGTRPEHIAQLAELAKDLRPKPRPVRVGEWASGRVGESPDTEHPPIHPSTHPPSYPSPRPALNYIPAAASIYSPQPYEQDNSFLIVGERLNASGSKKCREMLNAEDWDGLVALAREQVKEGAHVLDVNVDYVGRDGERDMHELVSRLVTNVTLPLMLDSTEWQKMEAGLKVAGGKCILNSTNYEDGDERFFKVLELAKKYGAGIVVGTIDEDGMARSAEKKFQIAQRAYRDALEYGLPAHEIFFDTLALPISTGIEEDRVNGRETLESIRLIRENLPGSHIMLGVSNVSFGLSPVARVTLNSVFLHEAMQVGLDGAIVSAAKILPLAKIDPDHQKVCRDLIYDRREFDGDIVSYDPLTKLTTLFEGKSLKKKEAIAKDLPIDEQLKQHIIDGERIGLDDALAKALETYPPLEIINTFLLDGMKVVGELFGSGQMQLPFVLQSAQTMKAAVAYLEPYMEKADSDGSGKGTFIIATVKGDVHDIGKNLVDIILSNNGYKVVNLGIKQPVDAIIQAYREHHADCIAMSGLLVKSTAFMKDNLETFNQEGITVPVILGGAALTPKFVHEDCQNTYKGKVVYGKDAFSDLHFMDKLMPAKAAGNWDDLSGFLDEVGAVGSDGVTELETDGVTSSPDYPIAPSLDHPITPTPQDTTRSEAVDPTIPRPTPPFWGTRVLTPAEISLEDVFSYLDLQALFVGQWQFRKPQEQSREEYDAFLQETVHPILNTWKQRILAEGLLHPQLVYGYFPCLAEGNSLHIYDPSVVADGQIDSPIHPDPIATFTFPRQKSLRRLCIADFFLPKELAKPGQFDVFPMQAVTVGEVATEFAQSLFKDDRYTDYLYYYGLSVQTAEALAEWCHARIRQELGFGELEPGTLREVLQQRYQGSRYSFGYPACPNMDDQPVQLGLLKAEQIGLTIDESEQLHPEQSTTAIVAYHPAAKYFSA, translated from the coding sequence ATGTCTAGCGCCTTTCTCGATCGCCTCCACAGCTCCGATCGCCCCGTCATGGTCTTCGATGGCGCGATGGGTACCAACCTCCAGGTGCAAAACCTGACAGCGGATGACTTTGGTGGCCCCGAGTACGAAGGCTGCAATGAATACCTGGTGTTTACCAACCCCAAAGCTGTAGAAACCGTCCACCGTGGGTTTCTTGAAGCTGGGGCCGACGTAATTGAAACTGACACCTTCGGCGGCACTGCGATCGTGCTGGCGGAGTACGACCTGGCCGATCGCGCCTACGAACTCAACAAAACCGCCGCCACCTTGGCTCGCAAAGTGGCCGACGAATACTCCACCCCTGATAAACCCCGCTTCGTCGCCGGTTCTATGGGGCCAGGCACAAAACTACCCACCCTGGGCCACATCGACTTTGACACCCTCAAAGACTCCTACGTCGATCAGGCAAAGGGGCTAATCGACGGCGGCGTAGACCTGATGCTGGTCGAAACCTGCCAGGACGTGCTGCAAATCAAAGCCGCCCTCAACGGCATTGAAGAAGCCTTCACCACTACCGGCAAGCGCCTCCCGCTCATGGTCTCCGTCACCATGGAGCAGCAGGGCACCATGCTGGTCGGCACCGAAATGGCCGCTGCCCTAACCATTCTCGAACCCTACCCCATCGACATTCTGGGCCTCAACTGCGCCACCGGCCCCGACCTGATGAAAGACCACGTGCGCCACCTGGCCGAGCAGTCGCCCTTTGTGATCTCCTGTATCCCCAATGCCGGTTTGCCCGAGAACGTGGGCGGCAATGCCGTCTACCGCCTCACCCCGATGGAACTGCGCATGTCGCTAATGCACTTCATCGAGGATCTCGGCGTGCAGGTAATCGGCGGCTGCTGCGGCACCCGACCAGAGCATATTGCCCAACTAGCGGAATTGGCTAAGGATCTGCGGCCGAAGCCGAGACCCGTTAGGGTAGGCGAGTGGGCGAGTGGGCGTGTAGGCGAGTCACCTGATACAGAACACCCACCCATCCACCCATCCACCCATCCACCCTCCTACCCATCCCCTCGCCCCGCCCTCAACTACATCCCTGCCGCCGCCTCGATCTATAGCCCCCAGCCCTACGAGCAAGACAACTCGTTTTTGATCGTGGGGGAACGGCTCAACGCCAGCGGTTCTAAAAAGTGCCGCGAGATGCTGAACGCGGAGGATTGGGATGGGCTAGTGGCGTTGGCGAGAGAACAGGTGAAAGAGGGCGCCCACGTTCTCGATGTGAACGTAGACTACGTGGGCCGCGACGGCGAACGCGACATGCACGAGCTGGTGTCGCGCCTGGTCACCAACGTCACCCTGCCGTTGATGCTCGACTCCACCGAGTGGCAAAAGATGGAGGCGGGACTGAAGGTGGCTGGGGGCAAGTGCATTCTCAACTCCACCAACTACGAAGATGGCGACGAGCGCTTTTTTAAGGTGCTGGAGCTGGCGAAGAAATACGGTGCAGGCATTGTCGTCGGCACTATTGACGAAGACGGCATGGCCCGCAGTGCTGAGAAGAAGTTCCAAATTGCCCAGCGCGCCTATCGTGACGCCTTGGAATACGGCCTGCCCGCCCACGAGATTTTCTTCGATACCCTGGCGTTGCCGATTTCGACCGGCATTGAAGAAGACCGGGTGAACGGCCGGGAAACTCTTGAATCGATTCGGCTAATTCGCGAAAACCTGCCCGGCAGCCACATCATGCTGGGGGTGTCGAACGTCTCCTTTGGCCTTAGTCCGGTGGCCCGCGTCACCCTCAACTCAGTATTTTTGCACGAGGCTATGCAGGTGGGGCTGGATGGGGCGATCGTCAGCGCCGCCAAGATTTTGCCTTTGGCCAAAATTGACCCCGACCACCAAAAAGTCTGCCGCGACCTGATCTACGATCGCCGCGAATTTGACGGCGACATTGTCTCCTACGATCCGCTGACCAAGCTCACCACCCTGTTTGAGGGCAAGAGCCTGAAGAAAAAGGAGGCGATCGCCAAAGACTTGCCCATCGACGAGCAGCTCAAGCAGCACATCATCGATGGCGAGCGCATTGGCCTTGACGATGCCCTGGCCAAGGCCCTCGAAACCTATCCACCGCTTGAAATCATCAACACCTTCTTGCTCGACGGCATGAAGGTGGTGGGTGAACTGTTTGGCTCCGGCCAAATGCAACTGCCCTTTGTGCTGCAATCGGCCCAGACTATGAAAGCCGCCGTGGCGTATCTGGAACCCTACATGGAAAAAGCCGACAGCGACGGCTCCGGCAAAGGCACCTTTATCATCGCCACGGTCAAGGGCGATGTCCACGACATCGGCAAAAACCTGGTCGATATCATTCTGTCGAACAATGGCTACAAGGTGGTCAACCTGGGCATCAAACAGCCCGTGGACGCCATCATCCAGGCCTATCGCGAGCACCACGCCGACTGCATCGCCATGAGCGGTCTGCTGGTCAAATCCACCGCCTTTATGAAAGACAACCTGGAGACCTTCAACCAGGAGGGCATTACCGTCCCCGTCATCCTCGGCGGCGCGGCGCTGACACCCAAATTTGTCCACGAAGATTGCCAGAACACCTACAAGGGCAAGGTCGTCTACGGCAAAGACGCCTTCTCTGACCTGCACTTTATGGACAAACTCATGCCCGCGAAGGCGGCGGGGAACTGGGATGACCTGAGCGGATTTTTGGATGAAGTTGGGGCGGTAGGGAGTGATGGAGTGACGGAGTTGGAGACTGATGGAGTGACCTCATCACCCGATTACCCCATTGCCCCATCACTCGATCACCCGATTACCCCAACACCCCAAGACACCACCCGCTCCGAAGCCGTAGACCCTACCATCCCCCGCCCCACGCCCCCCTTCTGGGGCACTCGCGTGCTCACCCCGGCGGAGATTTCTTTGGAGGACGTCTTTAGCTACCTCGATCTCCAGGCGCTGTTTGTGGGTCAATGGCAATTCCGCAAACCCCAAGAGCAATCCCGTGAGGAGTACGATGCGTTCTTGCAGGAGACAGTACATCCCATTCTGAATACCTGGAAGCAGCGGATTTTGGCAGAGGGCTTGCTCCATCCCCAACTGGTCTATGGCTACTTCCCCTGTCTGGCCGAAGGAAATAGTCTGCACATCTACGATCCGTCTGTTGTCGCAGATGGGCAGATAGATTCTCCCATCCACCCAGATCCCATCGCCACCTTCACCTTCCCCCGCCAAAAGTCGCTGCGGCGGCTGTGCATTGCCGACTTCTTTTTGCCCAAGGAACTGGCAAAGCCCGGCCAATTCGATGTCTTCCCAATGCAGGCGGTGACGGTGGGTGAAGTGGCTACGGAGTTCGCTCAGAGCCTCTTTAAGGATGACCGATACACCGACTACCTCTACTACTACGGGCTGTCGGTGCAGACGGCCGAGGCTCTAGCGGAGTGGTGCCACGCTCGCATTCGTCAAGAACTGGGCTTTGGGGAGCTGGAGCCTGGCACCTTGCGGGAGGTGCTTCAGCAGCGCTACCAGGGGTCGCGCTATAGCTTTGGCTACCCGGCCTGCCCGAATATGGATGACCAGCCGGTGCAGCTGGGGTTGCTCAAGGCTGAGCAGATTGGCCTGACCATCGATGAAAGCGAGCAGCTACATCCTGAGCAGTCGACGACGGCGATCGTGGCCTATCACCCGGCGGCAAAGTATTTTAGTGCTTAG
- a CDS encoding DUF29 domain-containing protein yields the protein MSPQTAALAALANLYEQDYALWLDTTGQLLKAGRLAEVDIANLLEELNDMGRSEKQALTSNLIVVLMHLLKYAYQPGQRSNSWRFTLKEHRRRLQEALGTSPSLMDYFEQIFADCYQEARDLTATETGVGLENFPIESPFTQEQVLDRAFLPR from the coding sequence ATGTCGCCTCAAACTGCTGCCCTAGCTGCGCTAGCCAATCTCTATGAGCAAGACTATGCTCTGTGGCTCGACACTACGGGCCAGCTGCTCAAAGCGGGTAGACTTGCGGAGGTAGATATTGCCAACTTACTCGAAGAACTAAACGACATGGGGCGTAGCGAAAAACAGGCCTTAACCAGCAACCTGATTGTGGTGCTGATGCATTTGCTCAAGTACGCTTACCAGCCTGGACAGCGTTCTAACAGCTGGCGGTTTACCCTCAAGGAGCATCGTCGCCGGTTACAGGAAGCCCTAGGCACTAGCCCTAGCTTGATGGATTATTTTGAGCAGATATTTGCCGACTGTTACCAGGAGGCTCGTGACCTAACCGCCACTGAAACTGGGGTTGGCCTGGAAAATTTCCCCATCGAGAGCCCGTTTACCCAGGAGCAGGTGCTCGATCGCGCGTTTCTGCCTAGGTAG
- the ttcA gene encoding tRNA 2-thiocytidine(32) synthetase TtcA — MAAPKQPTSNSFKKLQGFLRSRVGQAIADYGMIGEGDRVMVCVSGGKDSHTLLDILRHLQRSAPIHFDILAVNLDQKQPGFPAQVLPEYFEAIGVPYRIVEQDTYSTVKRVIPEGKTMCSLCSRLRRGILYRVAAEEGATKIALGHHRDDMIETLFLNMFHGGRLKAMPPKLLTDDRRHIVIRPLAYCPETDIARYARYREFPIIPCTLCGSQANLQRAQIKEMLQTWEKQWPGRTETLFRSLQNIAPSQLADPALFDFRGLESVQIVPTDDEDENAIGTDLEAEFDPAMALFADGLPLPMSAGAGER; from the coding sequence ATGGCCGCTCCCAAGCAGCCCACCTCCAACAGTTTCAAAAAGCTCCAGGGATTTTTGCGATCGCGCGTTGGCCAAGCGATCGCCGACTACGGCATGATTGGTGAGGGCGATCGCGTCATGGTCTGCGTCTCGGGCGGCAAAGACTCCCACACCCTGCTCGACATCCTCCGCCACCTTCAGCGCAGCGCCCCTATCCACTTCGATATTCTGGCGGTGAATCTCGATCAAAAGCAGCCGGGGTTCCCAGCCCAGGTGCTGCCGGAGTATTTTGAGGCGATCGGCGTACCCTACCGCATCGTCGAGCAAGACACCTACAGCACCGTCAAGCGCGTGATTCCGGAAGGCAAAACCATGTGCAGTCTGTGCTCACGCCTGCGCCGAGGCATTCTCTACCGAGTCGCCGCCGAGGAAGGAGCCACCAAGATTGCCCTCGGCCACCACCGCGACGACATGATCGAAACCCTATTTCTCAACATGTTCCACGGCGGCAGGCTCAAGGCCATGCCCCCCAAACTGCTCACCGACGATCGCCGCCACATCGTCATTCGGCCCCTGGCTTACTGCCCCGAGACCGACATCGCCCGCTACGCCCGCTACCGCGAGTTCCCAATCATTCCCTGCACGCTGTGCGGGTCGCAGGCCAACTTGCAGCGTGCTCAAATTAAGGAAATGCTGCAGACCTGGGAAAAGCAGTGGCCCGGGCGCACCGAAACCCTGTTTCGCAGCCTGCAAAATATCGCCCCCTCACAGCTAGCCGACCCCGCTCTGTTCGACTTTAGGGGATTAGAGTCAGTGCAGATTGTTCCAACCGACGACGAAGACGAGAATGCAATCGGCACCGATTTAGAGGCCGAGTTTGACCCAGCAATGGCGCTCTTTGCCGATGGGCTGCCGCTACCCATGAGTGCTGGGGCGGGAGAGCGCTAA